The following proteins are encoded in a genomic region of Emys orbicularis isolate rEmyOrb1 chromosome 19, rEmyOrb1.hap1, whole genome shotgun sequence:
- the FBXW9 gene encoding F-box/WD repeat-containing protein 9 — protein sequence MDLASNPSEDPHASDNDSDAENKVDPDTQAQEYIDRVLGSAQPSHKAQCAPPESLSMGPGAQASEHRSPLELKKSPASDNVTSGLLALPLELILEICSYLEARFVLEVLPLVCRTLRDIVQDPVTWRIRLQKRISGCYPVVEEEDFDWPAACMELEEHLRHWACDGRRTEYFSLADGHFASIDSVLLLQGGALCVSGSRDRNVNLWDLRELGQSPDKVLVKALGTERNGTHKGWVWSLASRDNKVCSGSWDSTVKLWDIEANGQQFGEISGKAPVLCLSYLPDILVTGTYDKKVTVYDPRAAQAPLKSRKLHSSAVLSLVADERFIISGSEDRTLVVFDRRANSVLQRLQLDSYLLSMSYQGTQLWAGDNQGLLYVFENRGGCFQHIRYFDVGHRSQITGVWHSLGTLYTTSTDKTLRIHVPTDPPRTVCSQTHNNVLNGISAEGDIVVAASGGLSLEIWRLNA from the exons ATGGACCTGGCATCGAACCCCTCTGAGGACCCCCACGCCTCCGACAATGACTCCGACGCAGAGAACAAGGTTGATCCAGACACGCAGGCTCAGGAGTACATCGACCGCGTCCTCGGCTCTGCTCAGCCCAGCCACAAGGCCCAGTGCGCACCTCCCGAGTCACTCTCCATGGGGCCCGGGGCCCAGGCATCGGAGCACAGGTCTCCTCTGGAGCTGAAGAAGTCTCCGGCAAGCGACAACGTGACCTCTGGGCTGTTAGCCCTCCCTCTGGAGCTGATCCTGGAGATCTGCTCTTACCTGGAAGCCAGGTTTGTTCTCGAGGTCTTGCCCTTGGTCTGTCGGACCCTCAGGGATATTGTGCAGGACCCAGTGACCTGGAGGATTCGCCTTCAGAAGAGGATCAGTGGGTGTTACCCGGTGGTGGAAG AGGAGGACTTCGACTGGCCGGCTGCCTGCATGGAGCTAGAGGAGCATCTCAGACACTGGGCCTGTGATGGCAGGAGGACAGAGTACTTCTCCCTCGCCGACGGCCACTTCGCCTCCATCGACTCCGTTCTGCTCTTGCAG GGCGGGGCTCTCTGTGTCTCGGGCTCCCGGGATCGGAACGTCAACCTGTGGGATCTGCGGGAGCTGGGCCAGTCCCCGGACAAGGTGCTGGTGAAAGCCCTGGGCACGGAACGCAACGGGACGCACAAG ggctgggtgtggtcACTGGCTTCAAGAGACAACAAGGTGTGCTCAGGCTCCTGGGACAGCACGGTGAAGCTGTGGGACATAGAGGCCAACGGGCAGCAGTTTGGGGAGATCAG TGGGAAAGCTCCCGTGCTGTGTCTCTCCTACCTGCCCGACATCCTGGTCACGGGGACCTACGACAAGAAGGTGACGGTGTACGACCCGCGAG CCGCCCAGGCCCCGCTGAAGAGCCGCAAGCTCCACTCCAGCGCCGTCCTGTCCCTCGTGGCCGACGAGCGCTTCATCATCTCAGGCAGCGAGGACCGGACGCTGGTCGTCTTCGACCGACGGGCCAACAGCGTCCTCCAGAGGCTGCAG CTGGACTCCTACCTGCTCTCCATGTCCTACCAGGGAACGCAGCTGTGGGCCGGGGACAACCAGGGGCTGCTCTATGTCTTTGAAAACCGAGGAGGCTGCTTCCAGCACATCCGG TACTTCGACGTGGGTCACCGGTCCCAGATCACTGGGGTCTGGCACTCCCTGGGCACTCTGTACACGACCTCCACTGACAAGACCCTGCGG ATACACGTTCCGACGGACCCGCCTCGCACTGTCTGTTCACAGACACACAACAACGTGCTGAACGGG
- the TNPO2 gene encoding transportin-2, whose translation MDWQPDEQGLQQVLQLLKDSQSPNTATQRVVQDKLKQLNQFPDFNNYLIFVLTRLKSEDEPTRSLSGLILKNNVKAHYQSFPQPVAEFIKQECLNNIGDASSLIRATIGILITTIASKGELQMWPELLPQLCNLLNSEDYNTCEGAFGALQKICEDSSELLDSDALNRPLNIMIPKFLQFFKHCSPKIRSHAIACVNQFIMDRAQALMDNIDTFIEHLFALAVDEDPEVRKNVCRALVMLLEVRIDRLIPHMHSIIQYMLQRTQDNDENVALEACEFWLTLAEQPICKEVLSSHLVQLIPILVNGMKYSEIDIILLKGDVEEDEAIPDSEQDIKPRFHKSRTVTLQHEEDRTQDDEDGEDEDDDDDTLSDWNLRKCSAAALDVLANVFRDELLPHLLPLLKGLLFHPEWVIKESGILVLGAIAEGCMQGMVPYLPELIPHLIQCLSDKKALVRSIACWTLSRYAHWVVSQPPDMHLKPLMTELLKRILDSNKRVQEAACSAFATLEEEACTELVPYLSFILDTLVFAFGKYQHKNLLILYDAIGTLADSVGHHLNQPEYIQKLMPPLIQKWNELKDEDKDLFPLLECLSSVATALQSGFLPYCEPVYQRCVTLVQKTLAQAMMYNQQPDQYEAPDKDFMIVALDLLSGLAEGLGCHVEQLVARSNIMTLLFQCMQDTMPEVRQSSFALLGDLTKACFMHVKPCIAEFMPILGTNLNPEFISVCNNATWAIGEICMQMGAEMQPYVQMVLNNLVEIINRPNTPKTLLENTAITIGRLGYVCPQEVAPMLQQFIRPWCTSLRNIRDNEEKDSAFRGICMMIGVNPGGVVQDFIFFCDAVASWVSPKDDLRDMFYKILHGFKDQVGEENWQQFSEQFPPLLKERLAAFYGV comes from the exons ATGGATTGGCAGCCAGATGAGCAGGGACTACAGCAAGTGCTGCAGCTACTCAAAGATTCCCAGTCTCCTAACACGGCCACGCAGCGTGTTGTCCAAGAT AAACTGAAACAACTGAACCAATTCCCCGACTTCAATAACTACCTGATATTTGTCTTGACACGGCTGAAATCGGAAG ACGAACCGACTCGCTCGCTCAGCGGGCTGATCCTGAAGAACAACGTGAAGGCGCACTACCAGAGCTTCCCCCAGCCCGTGGCGGAGTTCATTAAACAGGAATGTCTGAACAACATTGGCGACGCTTCCTCTCTTATCCGAGCCACTATCG GGATTCTAATTACCACCATAGCTTCCAAGGGGGAGCTTCAGATGTGGCCGGAGCTCCTGCCGCAGCTATGCAACTTGCTGAACTCCGAAGACTACAACACGTGTGAG GGGGCCTTCGGTGCCTTGCAGAAGATCTGTGAGGATTCTTCCGAACTCCTGGACAGCGATGCTCTGAATCGACCCCTGAACATCATGATTCCCAAGTTCCTTCAGTTCTTCAAGCACTGCAGCCCCAAGATCAG GTCCCATGCCATCGCCTGTGTGAATCAGTTCATCATGGACCGAGCTCAGGCGCTGATGGATAACATCGACACCTTCATCGAG CACTTGTTCGCTCTGGCGGTGGACGAAGACCCCGAGGTTCGGAAGAACGTCTGCCGAGCGCTGGTGATGCTGCTAGAGGTCCGGATCGATCGTCTGATCCCTCACATGCACAGTATCATTCAG TACATGCTGCAGAGGACCCAGGACAACGACGAGAACGTGGCCTTGGAAGCCTGCGAGTTCTGGCTGACGCTAGCCGAGCAGCCCATCTGCAAAGAGGTGCTGTCCTCGCATCTAGTGCA ATTGATTCCGATCTTGGTGAATGGAATGAAATACTCTGAAATCGATATCATATTGCTAAAG GGGGATGTGGAAGAGGACGAGGCCATCCCGGACAGCGAGCAGGACATCAAGCCCCGTTTCCACAAGTCGCGCACCGTCACGCTGCAGCACGAGGAGGACCGGACGCAGGATGACGAGGACGGGGAGGATGAGGACGACGACGACGACACGCTGTCGGACTGGAACCTGA GGAAGTGTTCGGCCGCGGCCCTGGACGTCCTGGCCAACGTGTTCCGAGACGAGCTCCTCCCGCACCTCCTCCCGCTGCTTAAGGGGCTGCTCTTCCACCCCGAGTGGGTCATCAAAGAGTCCGGCATTCTAGTCCTGGGGGCCATTGCTGAAG GCTGCATGCAGGGCATGGTGCCCTACCTCCCTGAGCTCATCCCGCACCTGATCCAGTGCCTCTCGGACAAGAAGGCCCTGGTGCGCTCCATCGCCTGCTGGACCCTCAGCCGCTACGCCCACTGGGTGGTGAGCCAGCCCCCCGACATGCACCTCAAGCCGCTGATGACGGAGCTGCTCAAACGCATCCTCGACAGCAACAAgagggtgcaggaggcagcctgCAG cgccTTTGCAACCCTGGAGGAGGAGGCTTGCACGGAGCTGGTCCCTTACCTCAGCTTCATCCTGGACACCCTGGTGTTTGCCTTTGGGAAATACCAGCACAAGAACTTGCTGATCCTGTACGATGCAATTGGCACCCTCGCCGATTCCGTGGGGCATCACCTAAACCAACCG GAGTATATCCAGAAGCTGATGCCCCCTCTGATCCAGAAGTGGAATGAACTGAAGGATGAGGACAAGGATCTCTTCCCTCTGTTAGAA TGCTTGTCGTCTGTAGCAACCGCTCTCCAGAGTGGCTTCCTTCCGTACTGTGAACCCGTCTACCAGCGCTGCGTGACGCTGGTGCAGAAAACGCTGGCGCAGGCCATG ATGTACAATCAGCAACCGGACCAGTATGAGGCCCCCGACAAAGATTTCATGATCGTGGCGCTGGATCTGCTGAGCGGCTTGGCGGAGGGCTTAGGGTGCCACGTGGAGCAGCTGGTGGCCAGAAGCAACATTATGACGTTGCTTTTCCAGTGCATGCAG GACACCATGCCGGAGGTTCGGCAGAGCTCCTTCGCCCTCTTGGGAGACCTCACCAAAGCCTGCTTCATGCACGTCAAGCCCTGTATCG CTGAGTTCATGCCCATCCTGGGCACCAACCTGAACCCGGAGTTTATCTCGGTGTGCAATAACGCTACCTGGGCCATTGGGGAGATCTGCATGCAGATGG gggCGGAAATGCAGCCGTACGTCCAGATGGTCCTGAACAACCTAGTGGAGATTATCAACCGGCCAAACACCCCCAAAACGCTGCTGGAGAACACAG CCATCACCATCGGACGCCTGGGTTACGTTTGCCCTCAAGAGGTCGCGCCAATGCTACAGCAGTTTATCAGACCCTG GTGTACGTCTCTGCGGAACATCCGTGATAACGAAGAGAAGGACTCTGCCTTCCGCGGCATCTGCATGATGATCGGGGTGAATCCCGGCGGAGTCGTGCAG GACTTTATTTTCTTCTGCGATGCTGTTGCTTCGTGGGTGAGCCCTAAGGACGACCTGAGGGACATGTTTTATAAG ATTCTTCATGGCTTCAAAGACCAAGTTGGCGAGGAGAACTGGCAGCAGTTCTCGGAGCAGTTCCCGCCTCTGCTGAAGGAGAGGCTAGCTGCATTCTACGGGGTCTAG